One window of the Rhipicephalus sanguineus isolate Rsan-2018 chromosome 2, BIME_Rsan_1.4, whole genome shotgun sequence genome contains the following:
- the LOC119382551 gene encoding protein cereblon, with amino-acid sequence MADDIIHLVPRAEDADEEEDSASASAMDVSYDTSLPAQHTYLGNDMEDLTGRTVFEEDSLQTIPVLTSHDVILVPGQILPLQIFRPLEISMMHRIIENDRTFGIVGESSIASSPQPLGTTAEIRSYKEEVDELSGVATLVVKAEGRQRFRIVSSRTRSDGILMASIKILPDKPTADVGEAARLPSLSRFKGRSTFRYAPSERHKDPYGFSHMTAWPAWVYRQYDANLLVSKIETELREWTENFATLSLPRDPCRFSYWVASSLLLDDKLRLEMLSYDNPVQRLRCELAILRDCRVLTCKECNQKMADRSDVFSMSQSGPQGAYVNPHGYVHEMITVRKATGVYLNGRPSTLYSWFPGYAWTILQCSGCHCHVGWKFTASNKALLPKKFWGLCRAAIRPALQTERRSS; translated from the coding sequence ATGGCCGATGACATAATACACCTTGTTCCAAGGGCCGAGGACGCTGACGAGGAGGAAGACTCGGCGTCGGCCTCTGCGATGGACGTCTCCTATGACACCTCGCTGCCAGCGCAGCACACCTACCTCGGCAACGACATGGAAGACCTCACGGGCAGAACTGTCTTCGAAGAGGACAGCCTGCAAACGATACCTGTACTGACATCTCATGACGTAATACTGGTACCAGGCCAGATCTTGCCTCTTCAGATATTTCGTCCCTTGGAGATATCCATGATGCACAGGATCATTGAAAACGACCGCACATTCGGCATCGTTGGCGAAAGCTCGATTGCCTCTTCGCCGCAGCCGCTAGgtactactgccgaaatacggtCCTACAAAGAGGAGGTTGACGAGCTGTCAGGCGTAGCGACACTTGTAGTGAAAGCGGAAGGTCGGCAGAGGTTCCGCATTGTAAGCTCCCGCACCAGAAGCGACGGCATTCTCATGGCTAGCATTAAAATACTTCCCGACAAGCCCACCGCTGACGTTGGTGAAGCCGCTCGACTTCCAAGCCTATCGAGATTTAAGGGGCGCTCAACGTTTCGGTACGCTCCGAGCGAGCGCCACAAGGACCCTTACGGGTTCTCCCACATGACGGCCTGGCCAGCTTGGGTGTACCGACAGTACGACGCCAACCTACTGGTCTCAAAAATAGAGACGGAGCTGCGCGAGTGGACTGAGAATTTCGCCACCCTGAGTCTGCCGCGCGACCCATGTCGCTTTTCCTACTGGGTTGCAAGCAGTCTTCTCctcgacgacaagctgcgcctgGAGATGTTGTCTTACGACAATCCTGTACAGCGGCTGCGATGTGAATTGGCCATTCTTCGCGACTGTCGCGTGCTGACATGCAAGGAGTGCAACCAAAAAATGGCCGACAGGAGCGATGTGTTCAGCATGTCTCAGAGCGGACCACAGGGCGCTTACGTAAACCCTCATGGATACGTACACGAGATGATAACCGTGCGCAAAGCCACTGGCGTATACCTCAATGGTCGACCGAGCACACTGTACAGCTGGTTTCCGGGTTACGCATGGACGATCCTTCAGTGCAGTGGTTGTCACTGCCATGTTGGATGGAAGTTCACTGCCTCCAACAAAGCCCTTTTACCAAAGAAGTTTTGGGGCTTGTGCAGAGCTGCAATAAGGCCAGCATTGCAGACCGAAAGGCGTTCGTCATAG